Below is a window of Podarcis muralis chromosome 5, rPodMur119.hap1.1, whole genome shotgun sequence DNA.
AAAGAACTTTATTCCTCTCTTTTGGGGCGAGTTGTTTTTCTGGAGCTCCGCACTCTTGATGACTGCGCTGAACCTTGTTCTTAGCTGAGGAAGCCTCCGCTTGTCAAATCCAGACCTCCTTTTCGGAGTTTGGGGGCGGAAAACGGGGACAGGCGAGCCAATGACTTGTGGCAAAAAAGCCAGACTTTAATTCATCACCTCTCTGTGTTCTTTTCCTCTCGGAAAAGCTgtttgaaaagttttttttagaggggggaaagggtgGTGTACGCTGTGGCACAGCTTCctctccttgtttgtttgtttgtttgtttgtcctaaGTAGGACCAACTTGTGGACTGTATTCTATGACTGCAAAGATGGAACCTACATTCTACGATGATGCCATCAATACGACGTTTGTGCAGCCAGAGAGTGGTACTTACGGATATAATAACCCCAAGGTGCTGAAGCAGAACATGACTCTCAACCTGGCTGACCCTTCCAGTAACCTGAAGCCCCACCTGAGGAACAAGAATGCCGATATCCTGACTTCCCCAGATGTGGGCCTTCTCAAGCTGGCCTCTCCTGAACTGGAAAGGCTGATCATCCAGTCTGGCAACGGGCTGATCACCACCACGCCGACCCCAACCCAGTTCCTCTGCCCCAAAAATGTCACCGACGAGCAAGAAGGGTTTGCTGAAGGGTTTGTCAGGGCGCTGGCGGAGCTGCACAACCAGAACACCATGCCCCCCAACGTCACCTCCGCTGCCCAGCCTTCAAACACCGGCATGACCCCCGTCTCTTCCATGGCTGGAAACAACAGCTTCAGTGCCAACTTGCACAGCGAGCCTCCGGTCTACGCCAACCTCAGCAACTTCAACCCCAACGCACTCAACACGGCGCCGAGCTACAATGCCAGCAGCTTGAGCTACCCTCCGCAACATCACCTGAACCCCCAGATGCCTGTGCAGCATCCCCGGCTTCAGGCTCTGAAAGA
It encodes the following:
- the JUN gene encoding transcription factor Jun, with product MTAKMEPTFYDDAINTTFVQPESGTYGYNNPKVLKQNMTLNLADPSSNLKPHLRNKNADILTSPDVGLLKLASPELERLIIQSGNGLITTTPTPTQFLCPKNVTDEQEGFAEGFVRALAELHNQNTMPPNVTSAAQPSNTGMTPVSSMAGNNSFSANLHSEPPVYANLSNFNPNALNTAPSYNASSLSYPPQHHLNPQMPVQHPRLQALKEEPQTVPEMPGETPPLSPIDMESQERIKAERKRMRNRIAASKCRKRKLERIARLEEKVKTLKAQNSELASTANMLREQVAQLKQKVMNHVNSGCQLMLTQQLQTF